Within Staphylococcus sp. NRL 16/872, the genomic segment GATATATCATCTACAGACCGCTTTTGTGCTAAATGTAATGGATCTAAACGTTTGTAGATTTCATTTGTAGTACTTACATTAGCAGCGTAATCCCATTTGTCATCAACTATGTAATTTAGATCATATTTATTGATAATATCTTTGATAATTTGAAAATCAGTATGAGATATAGTAGCTAAAGTTCGAATTGTTTTATTTTCAGAAGCAATTGAACCATTGCCACCAATTAATGGGAATTTATGAAAAGGTTTAGGTAAAACTGGAAGTAAATCACGTATTGGTCTTGCCGATGCAAAAATAATTCTATGTCCTACGTTATGTAAACTAGTTAATCTTTGAGTTATTTCTTCGTCAATGTGCTGACCATCAAAGCATATCGTGCCATCAATATCAAAAACTAAATTCATATGTAACATAAGCTCCTTTATATAGTATATATGTATAGATATTATCATAAGATATGTAAGTAATTTACTAGAACTAGTCAAATAGATATTAAGTGACCTTTAACTAATACTTATTAAAACTGTTAAATAAGTTGAAGCAATGTAAAAGGATAAGCCCCTAGAGTTCAATATATAACTTCCTATAATATATATTATGTAAACTAAAATATTGAATACTTAATATTTCATATTTATAGACACTGTCAGGACGATTTCTGAGCATTTTTATTATTTCTTATGTACAGTTTACTTTATTTACGTTCATATCACTTATGTTAAATTTTAATTTTTCATTCTAAGCCATATTTGTTTAACAACTCATATTCGTATATTTATATAAATATGCT encodes:
- a CDS encoding HAD family hydrolase, with amino-acid sequence MNLVFDIDGTICFDGQHIDEEITQRLTSLHNVGHRIIFASARPIRDLLPVLPKPFHKFPLIGGNGSIASENKTIRTLATISHTDFQIIKDIINKYDLNYIVDDKWDYAANVSTTNEIYKRLDPLHLAQKRSVDDISSPIKVIMLNIPTQHFEDIASHLSVKAPHLSLINHSNELNIDITAQHINKYTAIEYILGSTPVYVAFGNDHNDITMLQNAEAGYFVNNKTFNLTDLENHNNINMIEADVASICTILDQIIYNTITKVQ